A single Gopherus flavomarginatus isolate rGopFla2 chromosome 24, rGopFla2.mat.asm, whole genome shotgun sequence DNA region contains:
- the CIB3 gene encoding calcium and integrin-binding family member 3, with translation MAELKDNPFRQRIAEVFSEDGEGNMTLDDFLDMFSVLSEMAPRDLKAYYAFKIYDFNNDDYICKSDLEKTVNKLTRNELTPEEVCLVCDKVIDETDQDNDGRLSVEDFQHMIARAPDFLSTFHIRI, from the exons ATGGCAGAGCTGAAG GACAATCCATTCCGTCAACGGATAGCAGAAGTTTTCTCAGAGGATGGAGAGGGCAACATGACTTTAGATGACTTTTTGGACATGTTTTCAGTGCTGAGTGAAATGGCTCCCAGAGACCTCAAAGCTTATTATGCCTTTAAAATTTACG ATTTTAACAATGATGATTACATATGCAAATCAGACTTGGAGAAAACTGTTAACAAACTGACCCGAAATGAACTTACCCCAGAGGAGGTTTGTCTTGTTTGTGATAAGGTGATTGATGAAACTGATCAAGACAATGATGGCAGACTCTCTGTGGAAGATTTTCAGCACATGATAGCACGAGCTCCTGATTTCCTCAG TACATTTCACATTCGAATCTGA